Proteins co-encoded in one Acidobacteriota bacterium genomic window:
- the pstB gene encoding phosphate ABC transporter ATP-binding protein (ATP-binding protein; PstABCS is an ATP dependent phosphate uptake system which is responsible for inorganic phosphate uptake during phosphate starvation), with amino-acid sequence QQAARIADRTAFFMLGELVEVGDTTTMFTKPAKAITEEYITGRFG; translated from the coding sequence CAGCAGGCGGCACGCATCGCCGATCGGACGGCTTTCTTCATGCTTGGTGAACTGGTGGAGGTGGGAGATACGACCACCATGTTCACCAAGCCCGCGAAAGCGATCACCGAAGAGTACATCACCGGGAGATTTGGATAG